In a single window of the Spodoptera frugiperda isolate SF20-4 chromosome 19, AGI-APGP_CSIRO_Sfru_2.0, whole genome shotgun sequence genome:
- the LOC118281127 gene encoding uncharacterized protein LOC118281127 isoform X2 yields the protein MENRTLFIFLMVLFSFITPCFMSNGRKYDVETEAFKLYGEDFRTVLRRFRKTPDYLKILTDKLHDLETYLAEMSLQVLHYYHGKMAQRVNDIIGVSRFEDGGTSPTPMLYYHAYGSRRQQDDPNQEEYSRVGIKVLDGYRMFSHPLSVQERNSFKDLGFEFAGNIIHAIISNMGPVDSPPRSTRQPFGGDLDKAVPTIADQPHTHEVTTDGSSNIARGFVDETTTESFRFRVKETTVKAAANVTTKANSKSSS from the exons ATGGAGAACAGAACACTGTTCATATTTCTCAtggtattattttctttta taaCCCCATGTTTTATGTCCAATGGACGCAAGTATGACGTGGAAACTGAAGCCTTCAAGCTGTACGGTGAAGATTTTCGTACTGTCCTGCGGCGGTTTAGGAAGACTCCTGATTATCTGAAGATATTGACTGATAAG TTGCATGACCTGGAGACATACCTAGCGGAGATGAGCCTCCAAGTGCTTCATTATTACCACGGCAAAATGGCGCAGAGGGTCAATGACATCATCGGCGTCTCCCGCTTCGAGGATGGGGGCACATCCCCCACTCCTATGCT CTACTACCACGCTTATGGCAGCAGGAGACAGCAGGATGATCCGAATCAAGAGGAGTACAGCAGGGTAGGAATCAAAGTGCTGGATGGCTATCGCATGTTCTCCCATCCTCTATCGGTCCAAGAGAGGAACAGCTTCAAAGACCTTGGCTTCGAGTTTGCTGG AAATATAATACATGCCATTATTTCTAACATGGGACCGGTGGACTCCCCTCCAAGATCTACACGACAGCCGTTTGGTGGGGACTTGGATAAGGCTGTTCCAACCATAGCTGATCAGCCCCACACACACGAG gtGACCACTGACGGTTCGTCTAACATCGCAAGAGGCTTCGTTGACGAGACCACCACTGAATCTTTCAGATTCAG GGTTAAGGAAACAACAGTAAAAG CAGCAGCAAACGTAACTACGAAAGCTAATAGCAAAAGCAGctcttaa
- the LOC118281127 gene encoding uncharacterized protein LOC118281127 isoform X1 encodes MENRTLFIFLMVLFSFITPCFMSNGRKYDVETEAFKLYGEDFRTVLRRFRKTPDYLKILTDKLHDLETYLAEMSLQVLHYYHGKMAQRVNDIIGVSRFEDGGTSPTPMLYYHAYGSRRQQDDPNQEEYSRVGIKVLDGYRMFSHPLSVQERNSFKDLGFEFAGNIIHAIISNMGPVDSPPRSTRQPFGGDLDKAVPTIADQPHTHEVTTDGSSNIARGFVDETTTESFRFRVKETTVKAPAANVTTKANSKSSS; translated from the exons ATGGAGAACAGAACACTGTTCATATTTCTCAtggtattattttctttta taaCCCCATGTTTTATGTCCAATGGACGCAAGTATGACGTGGAAACTGAAGCCTTCAAGCTGTACGGTGAAGATTTTCGTACTGTCCTGCGGCGGTTTAGGAAGACTCCTGATTATCTGAAGATATTGACTGATAAG TTGCATGACCTGGAGACATACCTAGCGGAGATGAGCCTCCAAGTGCTTCATTATTACCACGGCAAAATGGCGCAGAGGGTCAATGACATCATCGGCGTCTCCCGCTTCGAGGATGGGGGCACATCCCCCACTCCTATGCT CTACTACCACGCTTATGGCAGCAGGAGACAGCAGGATGATCCGAATCAAGAGGAGTACAGCAGGGTAGGAATCAAAGTGCTGGATGGCTATCGCATGTTCTCCCATCCTCTATCGGTCCAAGAGAGGAACAGCTTCAAAGACCTTGGCTTCGAGTTTGCTGG AAATATAATACATGCCATTATTTCTAACATGGGACCGGTGGACTCCCCTCCAAGATCTACACGACAGCCGTTTGGTGGGGACTTGGATAAGGCTGTTCCAACCATAGCTGATCAGCCCCACACACACGAG gtGACCACTGACGGTTCGTCTAACATCGCAAGAGGCTTCGTTGACGAGACCACCACTGAATCTTTCAGATTCAG GGTTAAGGAAACAACAGTAAAAG CACCAGCAGCAAACGTAACTACGAAAGCTAATAGCAAAAGCAGctcttaa